The following nucleotide sequence is from Pandoraea thiooxydans.
CGGTGGCGTTCGTCGTCACACCATGGCTCTCGCGCGTCTGGCTCAGGCACTCGCACCACATCGCCAAACCCGGCTTGCGTGCCAAGCTCGAACCGCTTTTCGAGCGCGTGCTCGCGCCGTTTCTCGACGACACCCGAGGCGCGCGCAATCGCGGCTTGCTGTGGTTCGGCGTGGCTGGCGCGATCGTTGTGTCGATGCTGCTGCCGGCCTTCAAGCTGGTGATACTGAAGATGCTGCCGTTCGACAACAAGTCCGAATTCCAGGTGGTGGTCGATATGCCGGCCGGCACGCCGCTCGAGCGCACTGCGGCGGCTCTGCATCAGATGGGCGCCTATCTGGCCACGGTGCCCGAGATGACGACCTATCAGGCCTATGCCGGACTCAGCGCGCCGATCAATTTCAACGGCCTGGTCAGGCAATACTACCTGCGCGCCGGCGGCAACGTGGGTGACATCCAGGCCAATCTGGTCGATCAATCGATGCGCCATCGGCAAAGCCACGCCATCGCCACCGCGGTGCGTCCAGCCCTGACCGCGATCGCCAGGCAGTATGGCGCGCGCATCAAGGTCGTCGAGGTGCCGCCCGGACCGCCCGTGCTCGCGCCGATCGTCGCGGAAGTCTACGGGCCGACCGAGCAGGGCCGCATGGCCGTGGCAAAAAGCGTGCGTCACGTGTTCGACACGACGCCGGGCGTGGTGGACGTCGACGACAGCACCATCGCGCTGGCACCGCAGCGCACCTTCGAACTCGACCGGCGCAAGGCCGGCCTGCTGGGGATCTCGCAACAGGAGGTCGCGCAAACGCTGCGCGCCGGCCTTAGCGGCGAAGACGTCACCTATCTGCACGACGGCAGCAAATACCCGAGCGCGGTTCGCCTAGCCTTGCCGGCCCGGCTCACCGGCGATGACGCGGCGCTGCTCGCCCTGAGCGCGCGCGGCGCGCAAGGCCAGCTCGTGCCGCTGTCCGAACTGCTGCATGTGCGCGACGACACCGTCGAGCAACCCATCTATCACAAGGATCTGTTGCCGGTGGTCTACGTGGTCGGCGACATGGCGGGCAAGGTCGACAGCCCGCTGTACGGCATGTTCGAGATGCGCAGCCGACTGGCGAACCTGAGCGTGCCGGGTGGCGGCAAGCTCGGCGAATGGTTTATCCGGCAGCCGTCCGACCCATACCGCGCCTATTCGATCAAGTGGGACGGCGAGTGGCAAATCACCTACGAAACATTCCGCGACATGGGCGTGGCCTATGCCGTCGGCCTGCTGCTGATCTATTTGCTGGTAGTGGCCGAATTCGGCTCTTACCTGACACCGCTCATCATCATGGCGCCGATCCCGCTGACCATCATCGGTGTCATGCCGGGGCACGCCCTGCTCGGCGCCCAGTTCACGGCGACCTCGATGATCGGCATGATCGCCCTGGCCGGCATCATCGTGCGCAACTCCATCCTGCTGGTCGATTTCATCAACCTGCAGGTCGCCGAGGGCGTGGCCTTCAAGCAGGCCATCGTGCGCTCGGCCGCCACACGCGCGCAACCGATTCTGCTCACCGCACTGGCGGCCATGATCGGCTCGCTGTTCATTCTCGACGACCCGATCTTCAATGGCCTGGCAATCTCGCTGATCTTCGGCATTCTGGTCTCGACGGTGCTCACCCTGGTCGTTATCCCGCTGCTCTACTACAGCGCCTATCGACGCCGCCATTTATCTGACACATCCACCAAGGAGCCATCATGACCTCATGGCAAATCACACGCGTTTTCGCCGGCACGTTGATCCTGATCAGCCTGCTCATCGGCGCTCCCGCCAGCCCGTTTTACGTCAGCGCGTACTGGCTGTGGCTGACCGCATTCGTGGGCGCGAATCTGCTGCAAAGCGGCTTCACCAGATGGTGCCCGATGGAAATTTTCATGCGCAAGCTCGGCATGCGGGGCGGCGACTGAGTCGCACTCTTCGGGAACGACCATCATGATCTCGACCAGGCGCTGGGGCGCCGCGCTGCTCGGCCTGTGCGCCACCTTCGCATACGCGCAGACCGACCTGCTTGGCGCGGCGCGTGCGGCGCTCGCGCACGACCCGGTATACGCCGCCGCCGTCGCGCAAAGCCAGGCCGATGCGACCAAGCGCCGGCAAGGCCGCGCCGGATACCTGCCGCAGATCTCCGCCACCGCCGGCCTCGGCTATGGCGATATCAACCAGCAGACGAGCGGAGCGCGCTTCTCGGGGCCTGGCTTCGGCAGCAACGAGGGAATCGGCTTCGACACCAGTTCGGCCGGCGCATCGGACGCCAACTGGGCGCTCACCATCCGTGAAAATCTGTACAGTTCGGCGAAAACCGCCACTGCCCAACAAATGAACGCGGCCGCCGACGCCGGCCCGGTGTCGCTGCAGCTGGCCCGTCAAACATTGCTTCTGCAAGTCGCGCAAGCCTACTTCGACGTGCTGCTGGCGCAGGACAACCTCGCTGCGCTCAAGGCCGAACACGACACCGCGGTGCGCGCTCATGCGATCGCCCAGGCCCGCTTCGAGGCGGGCGACGCCGCCATTACCGACGCCAGCGATGCGCAGGCACGCGCCGATCTGGCCGGCGCGCAGATGATCGAAGCGCAAACCGAGCTCGATCTCAAACGCGCGGCGCTGCGCGATCTGACCGGCGAGCCCGACACCGCACTGCAGCCCCTGACCGACTCGGCCGGACTCGCGGCAATCCAGGCCGGCGATTTCGCCGATTGGCAAAAACGCGCGCTGCAGACCAGTCCGCTGATTCGCCTGAGCAACCTCGGCGTGAGTGCCGCGCAGGCGGAATCGACCCGCTATCGTGCCGATGGCGGCACCACCGTCGATGCGTTCGCCTCCTACCTGGGCCAGCGCGTCAATGGTGCCGGATATGGCGGCACGGGCGGCATGCACAGCAACAGCGCGGTGGTCGGCATCATGGTGACCATCCCGATCTATTCAGGCGGCATGCGCAGCGCCAAACGCGACGAAAGCCTCGCGCTGCTGAACAAGGCCGAGATGGATCAGGACGCCGCACGCGTGCGCGTGGCGCGCCAGATCCGTCAGGCCTACCTCGGTTTGCGCAGCGCGCAGGTGCGGGTCACGGCGCTCACCCAGGCGGTCCATTCGGCACGCCTGCAGCTCGATGCAAACCAGACGGGCTTCGAGGCTGGCGACCGGCCCTCGATCGACGTGCTGAACGCGCGATCGGCGCTGTCCAACACGCAGCGGGACCTCGCCGCGGCGCGCTATCAGGTGGCCATGGAACGCTTGCGCCTGAGTGCCGCCGCAGGCGAGCTGGATGATCGGGAGATGGCGCAAATCAACGCTTTGCTGCATTGATGCCAGGCGCCCGGCAGGAACGGCAAAGCCTCACGGCGTTGCCGTCGGAATTCGGTGTTTTGCGCTCCGTGTGGCGCGCGCAAGGAGAAATCATGTCTCACATTGTGATTGTCGGCGCCGGAATCGGTGGCTTGTCGATGGCCTACGCAATGCGCAAGGCCGCCCGTGCGGAAGATGTCGTGACCGTCATTGCGGACGACACGCATTTCCATTTTGTGCCGTCCAATCCCTGGGTCGCGGTCAAGTGGCGCACCCGCAAGGATGTCGACGTCGAGTTGCAGCCGGCGCTGGCGAAGAAAAACATCGGTCTGCAGACCGGCGGCGCCAAGCGGATTCATCCGGAGCGCAATCAGGTCGAGCTGGGCAACGGCGAATGCGTGACATACGACTATCTGGTGATCGCCACCGGCCCGAAACTGGCTTTCGACGAAATCGAGGGCCTCGGACCAGCCGCGCATTCGCAGTCGATCTGCCATATCGACCACGCCGAGACGGCCGCCCAGACCTGGGAGCAATTCGTCGCCGCGCCCGGCCCGATCGTGGTCGGCGCAGTCCAGGGCGCCTCGTGTTTCGGGCCCGCCTATGAATACGCGATGATCATGGACACCGATCTGCGCAGGCGCAAGATCCGCGATCGCGCACCGATGACGTTCGTCACGTCCGAGCCCTATGTGGGCCACCTGGGCCTGGGCGGCGTGGGCGATTCCAAAGGTATGCTCGAGTCGACCATGCGCGAGCACGACATCAAGTGGATCTGCAACGCCAAGACCACGCGCATCGAAGCCGACAAGATGTTCGTCACCGAATACGACGACCTCGGGCACGAACGCCGCACACACGAACTGCCGTTCAAATATTGCATGATGCTGCCGGCCTTCAAGGGCGTCGACGCGCTGATCGGCGTCGACAAGCTGGTCAACCCGCGCGGCTTTGTGATCATCGACGAATTCCAGCGCAATCCGACGTATTCCAACGTCTACGCAGTCGGCGTGTGCGTGGCGATTGCCCCGCTGGAGACCACGCCGGTGCCGACCGGCGTGCCCAAGACCGGCTTTATGATCGAATCGATGGTCAGCGCCACCGCGGCCAACATCCGCGCCGCGCTCGATGGCCAGGAGCCGTCCACACGCGCGACCTGGAATGCCATTTGCCTGGCCGATTTCGGCGATCGCGGCATCGCCTTCGTGGCCCTGCCGCAACTGCCGCCGCGCAACCTCAATTGGTCCAGCGAAGGCAAATGGGTACACCTGGCAAAGATCGGTTTCGAGAAGTATTTCATGCGCCGCATGAAGGTCGGCGGCACCGAACCGGCCTACGAAAGAGTGCTGCTGGAAATTCTGGGCGTGAGAAAGCTGAAGGACTGATCCACGGGTCGCGTGCGGCGCGCACGCGTCAAGCCGACGCGTCGTACCCGCCCAGAGCGCGCCGCTGGCCGCCGTCGCCCGGCGCCGGCGCATCATCTTGCAGGGCGACGGTCCATGCGGCAACCGCGCGATTGCGCCCCAACGCCTTGGCCGTATAGAGCGCGGCGTCGGCGCGTGCCATTGGCGCCGATATCGATTCGTCGACCAGATATTCGTCGACGCCCACACTGAACGTGCACGCCACCAAGCCGGCCGGCGTCTGGCAAGCGGATGCCGCTACCTTGCGGCGCAGGCGGTCGACCAGCCCGAGCGCCTGGTCGGGCGCGGCAGCGCAAAAACACAACGCGAACTCCTCGCCGCCGAGCCGCCCGAAAATATCGCGCGGCTGGATTTCCCGGGACACGAGCGCGGCAAAATACGCCAGCACGCAGTCGCCGGCCCCGTGGCCGTAGTCGTCGTTGATGGCCTTGAAGTGATCGAGATCGATAATGGCAACGAACAGGTGCGCACCATGTCTTTGAGTCGACCGCGCCAAGGCCTCGGCTTGCGCCAGGAAGGCGCGGCGCGACAGCACGCTGGTCAGCTCGTCGACGTTGGCCAGCCGTTCGAGCCGTCTGACGAGCCGGTCGTGGGCCAGCATGACCATGCCGATCGACAGGCAAGGCAACGCGAGAATGCCAAGTCCCAGAAAGGCGATATTGATCGGCGAGACCTGCAGCAAGGCGCTCTGGTCGACCGCGCCGAGCAGGTAAGTCATGCCGCGCACCACGTGGCCGATGCAGCCGAGCACGGCGACCACGACCACGAACCGGTAGCTGTACTTCGGTCGCTCGGCCGGCCGCGCGCGATAGGCAAGCCAGCCGAGCGCGGCGTACACATAGGCGTGAAATGCCGAGACAACGGCAACCCGCGCATTGATGTCGGGCACCGCCGCATACCAGTACGCCACGCCTGCGACCGCGGCAAACAACGCCACGTACTCGGCCGGGTAATGGACGCGCCGTCCGAAGCACTGGCGCGCCCCCTGCAGGATCAGCAGCACCGCCGCGCCCATCACGCCATTGGCGACGATGATCGTCAAAAACGCCGGGCCGTGCCCCTGCCAGGCGAACAGCACCAGGGAAATCATGGCCAGCCCATTCGCGCTGATCCAGCGGGTCAAGCCGGCAATGCCGGCCGGCCGCAACGAGGCCAGCACCGCCATGCTCATCAGGCTCGACAGAAAAGTCACCGCGAGAATACTGACAGGATTCAACATCGGGCAATACGCTTCCTGGAAGAATCGGCGCCGCGCCCCATACCTGTCGAGGACGGTTGCGCCGGCACGCTAGAGTGCGTTGATTGTCACGAGTAGGATTTTGCCCCATAAGACGCCATGCGGGGTGCGCTCCCCCCCAAATTCCGGCGGGCGCGCCGCTTCTGTCAGCCTCGCGCCGCGCCCAGCATGCGGCACTCGGCGGCCAGTGCCAGCAGATTCGGGTCGCGCTCGCGCTTTTTCGGCAGCATCAGGGCGATGGTCTGACGCGTGCGGTATTTCTGCGCCAACGGAATCAGTTGGATGCGCGGGCTGAAAGGCCGCACCCGTCCCGGCAGCAGGCTATATCCGACACTGCCGCTGACCAGATTGACGAGCGAAAAGATATCCCCGACGCGCATCGCCAATTGCGGCTCGTAGCCGGCAATCTCGAATGCGTGGCTGAAATTCGAGGCGGTGGCATATTCGTCGTCGAGTGCGACGAATTTTTCGTCACGCAGGCGCGCCAGGTCGATTTCGCTATCGTGCGCGTAGGGCGATCCCTCCGGTGCGGCGAAAAAAATGTCGTCGTCGAACAGCGGCACCGACAGCAGCGAGTCGTCCGGATACTCTTCGCGCGATGCAATCACGATCGCGTCGAGCCGCCCCTGCGCGAGCAACTCGAGCAGCAAGCGATTCGAGCCAAGCGTCAGATCGACATCCAGCGCCGATTTCCGCACCTTGAGCTTGATGAGCAACTCTGGAATGGTGCCGACGGTAAGCGAATACAGCGAGCCGATTTTCAGCCGCGGCGAGGCGAAGCCGGCGGCCTCACGCGTGCGGCGCAAGCCCTCCTCGCATTCGCGCACCGCCCGCTCGGCGTATTCGGCCAGCGTGTACGCGGTTTGCAGCGGAATCAGCTTGCGCCCGTCGAGCTTGAACAACGGACAGCCCACACCCTCTTCCAGCGAATGCAGCGCACGATGCACGCTCACCACACTCTGCGACAGGCGCTCCGAGACGCGGGCCATGTTGCCCATGCGCATGAATGCCAAAAATACCTCCAGCTTCTTGAGCGTAACGGCTTCGTCGATCGCCATTGAGTAGCCTTTCCGATGAGTCCAATGATTACCCTGATAGTAATGTATTTACGCTTGGCTTGATTGATACGCTTCGCTCCGCGCCCTAAAGTTAGAGCATATACCGTGAGAGAAAGCGCATGACCGTTCATTCACCTGCCGCTAATCGCTGGGCCACGCGCCGGGCGGAAAAAGCGCGGCGCCTGGCCCAGGTGCGTTCCCTCGCCGATGGCGTGCTGCTGCCCCGGGAGCGAATCGTCGCGGCGCTCGAGCGGCTGATCATGCCGGGCGACCGCGTGGTGCTCGAAGGCAATAACCAGAAGCAGGCGGATTTCCTGTCCCGCTCGCTGGCGCAGGCAGACCCCGGCGTACTGCACGACCTGCATCTGATCATCCCCAGCGTCAGCCGGCCCGAGCATCTGGACCTGTTCGAGCGCGGTATTGCCCGCAAGCTCGACTTCGCCTATGCCGGCACACAAAGCCTGCGAATCTCGCAATTCCTGCAGGACGGCATCCTCGAAGTCGGCGCCATCCATACTTATATCGAGCTGTACGCGCGGCTATACGTCGATCTGACTCCCAACGTCGTGCTGGTCGCTGCCTATCAGGCCGACCGCCACGGCAATCTCTACACCGGCCCAAGCACCGAGGACACGCCTGCGCTGGTCGAGGCCGCAGCTTTTCGGGACGGCATCGTGATTGCCCAGGTCAACGAGATCGTCGACGACCCGGGCGAGTTGCGCCGTGTCGACATTCCCGGCTCGTGGGTCGACTTCGTGGTGCAGGCCGATCGGCCGTTTTTCATCGAGCCGCTGTTTACCCGCGATCCGCGCCTGATCAAGCCGATGCACGTATTGATGGCAATGATGGCGATTCGCGGCGTCTACGAGCGCCACCAGGTGCAATCGCTCAATCATGGCATCGGCTTCAACACCGCGGCCATCGAACTGATTTTGCCGACCTACGGCGAGCAACTCGGGCTCAAGGGAAAAATCTGCCGGCACTGGACGCTCAACCCGCACCCGACGCTGATCCCGGCGATCGAATCGGGCTGGGTCGACAGCGTGCATTGCTTCGGCGGCGAACT
It contains:
- a CDS encoding GGDEF domain-containing protein; this encodes MLNPVSILAVTFLSSLMSMAVLASLRPAGIAGLTRWISANGLAMISLVLFAWQGHGPAFLTIIVANGVMGAAVLLILQGARQCFGRRVHYPAEYVALFAAVAGVAYWYAAVPDINARVAVVSAFHAYVYAALGWLAYRARPAERPKYSYRFVVVVAVLGCIGHVVRGMTYLLGAVDQSALLQVSPINIAFLGLGILALPCLSIGMVMLAHDRLVRRLERLANVDELTSVLSRRAFLAQAEALARSTQRHGAHLFVAIIDLDHFKAINDDYGHGAGDCVLAYFAALVSREIQPRDIFGRLGGEEFALCFCAAAPDQALGLVDRLRRKVAASACQTPAGLVACTFSVGVDEYLVDESISAPMARADAALYTAKALGRNRAVAAWTVALQDDAPAPGDGGQRRALGGYDASA
- a CDS encoding efflux RND transporter permease subunit, whose translation is MSSPNLGISGRIAAFFLENRITPLLALVALLLGLFAMVMTPREEEPQINVTMANVLVPFPGASARDVEQMVAGPAEQILSQIKDVKHVTSVSQPGLAVLTVQFEVGVPRTDALVRLYDTVYSNQDWLPKNLGVLPPLIKPKGIDDVPIVVLTLYSTDPHTGAYDLERVGQSIEADLKRVPGTREVTTIGGPQRAVNVLLDPARMQAAGVTVDDLRNALRGANAGASVGDLVRDNRSIHIETGALLKSAQDVRTLMVAVRDGRPVFVSDVATVRDGPPTPTHYVWEGVAGKHPAEYPAVSISVTKKAGENAVSVAREVLQRVAQLRNTVIPADVKIDVARDYGTTANAKALKLIEKLIFATTSVVVLVLLALGWREALVVGTAVILTLTATLFASWAWGFTLNRVSLFALILSIGILVDDAIVVVENIHRHRALESGKTLVAIIPKAVDEVGGPTILATLTVIAALLPMAFVSGLMGPYMSPIPINASMGMAISLTVAFVVTPWLSRVWLRHSHHIAKPGLRAKLEPLFERVLAPFLDDTRGARNRGLLWFGVAGAIVVSMLLPAFKLVILKMLPFDNKSEFQVVVDMPAGTPLERTAAALHQMGAYLATVPEMTTYQAYAGLSAPINFNGLVRQYYLRAGGNVGDIQANLVDQSMRHRQSHAIATAVRPALTAIARQYGARIKVVEVPPGPPVLAPIVAEVYGPTEQGRMAVAKSVRHVFDTTPGVVDVDDSTIALAPQRTFELDRRKAGLLGISQQEVAQTLRAGLSGEDVTYLHDGSKYPSAVRLALPARLTGDDAALLALSARGAQGQLVPLSELLHVRDDTVEQPIYHKDLLPVVYVVGDMAGKVDSPLYGMFEMRSRLANLSVPGGGKLGEWFIRQPSDPYRAYSIKWDGEWQITYETFRDMGVAYAVGLLLIYLLVVAEFGSYLTPLIIMAPIPLTIIGVMPGHALLGAQFTATSMIGMIALAGIIVRNSILLVDFINLQVAEGVAFKQAIVRSAATRAQPILLTALAAMIGSLFILDDPIFNGLAISLIFGILVSTVLTLVVIPLLYYSAYRRRHLSDTSTKEPS
- a CDS encoding TolC family outer membrane protein, which produces MISTRRWGAALLGLCATFAYAQTDLLGAARAALAHDPVYAAAVAQSQADATKRRQGRAGYLPQISATAGLGYGDINQQTSGARFSGPGFGSNEGIGFDTSSAGASDANWALTIRENLYSSAKTATAQQMNAAADAGPVSLQLARQTLLLQVAQAYFDVLLAQDNLAALKAEHDTAVRAHAIAQARFEAGDAAITDASDAQARADLAGAQMIEAQTELDLKRAALRDLTGEPDTALQPLTDSAGLAAIQAGDFADWQKRALQTSPLIRLSNLGVSAAQAESTRYRADGGTTVDAFASYLGQRVNGAGYGGTGGMHSNSAVVGIMVTIPIYSGGMRSAKRDESLALLNKAEMDQDAARVRVARQIRQAYLGLRSAQVRVTALTQAVHSARLQLDANQTGFEAGDRPSIDVLNARSALSNTQRDLAAARYQVAMERLRLSAAAGELDDREMAQINALLH
- the mdcA gene encoding malonate decarboxylase subunit alpha, producing MTVHSPAANRWATRRAEKARRLAQVRSLADGVLLPRERIVAALERLIMPGDRVVLEGNNQKQADFLSRSLAQADPGVLHDLHLIIPSVSRPEHLDLFERGIARKLDFAYAGTQSLRISQFLQDGILEVGAIHTYIELYARLYVDLTPNVVLVAAYQADRHGNLYTGPSTEDTPALVEAAAFRDGIVIAQVNEIVDDPGELRRVDIPGSWVDFVVQADRPFFIEPLFTRDPRLIKPMHVLMAMMAIRGVYERHQVQSLNHGIGFNTAAIELILPTYGEQLGLKGKICRHWTLNPHPTLIPAIESGWVDSVHCFGGELGMEPYIAARPDIFFTGRDGSLRSNRAFCQLAGQYAVDLFIGSTLQMDGLGNSSTVTHGRLTGFGGAPNMGHDPHGRRHASPAWLDLLQTDDPLERGRKLVVQMVETFQGSGRPSVVESLDAVEVGRAAGMPLAPVMIYGDDVTHVLTEEGIAYLYKARSLEERKRMIAAVSGVTPIGLRSTAAERAALRRDGLVALPEDLGVDRRAATRSLLAAKSMADLVEWSDGLYEPPARFRSW
- a CDS encoding LysR family transcriptional regulator; this encodes MAIDEAVTLKKLEVFLAFMRMGNMARVSERLSQSVVSVHRALHSLEEGVGCPLFKLDGRKLIPLQTAYTLAEYAERAVRECEEGLRRTREAAGFASPRLKIGSLYSLTVGTIPELLIKLKVRKSALDVDLTLGSNRLLLELLAQGRLDAIVIASREEYPDDSLLSVPLFDDDIFFAAPEGSPYAHDSEIDLARLRDEKFVALDDEYATASNFSHAFEIAGYEPQLAMRVGDIFSLVNLVSGSVGYSLLPGRVRPFSPRIQLIPLAQKYRTRQTIALMLPKKRERDPNLLALAAECRMLGAARG
- a CDS encoding NAD(P)/FAD-dependent oxidoreductase, with the translated sequence MSHIVIVGAGIGGLSMAYAMRKAARAEDVVTVIADDTHFHFVPSNPWVAVKWRTRKDVDVELQPALAKKNIGLQTGGAKRIHPERNQVELGNGECVTYDYLVIATGPKLAFDEIEGLGPAAHSQSICHIDHAETAAQTWEQFVAAPGPIVVGAVQGASCFGPAYEYAMIMDTDLRRRKIRDRAPMTFVTSEPYVGHLGLGGVGDSKGMLESTMREHDIKWICNAKTTRIEADKMFVTEYDDLGHERRTHELPFKYCMMLPAFKGVDALIGVDKLVNPRGFVIIDEFQRNPTYSNVYAVGVCVAIAPLETTPVPTGVPKTGFMIESMVSATAANIRAALDGQEPSTRATWNAICLADFGDRGIAFVALPQLPPRNLNWSSEGKWVHLAKIGFEKYFMRRMKVGGTEPAYERVLLEILGVRKLKD
- a CDS encoding YgaP family membrane protein, which gives rise to MTSWQITRVFAGTLILISLLIGAPASPFYVSAYWLWLTAFVGANLLQSGFTRWCPMEIFMRKLGMRGGD